A portion of the Dissulfuribacter thermophilus genome contains these proteins:
- a CDS encoding DUF5714 domain-containing protein, with protein MICGAPLEYHLKEKRFICYYCGKKFLGYIICSKGHAICEDCHNRPAIEKTKEICLATTSDNPFHIFESILESPNISMLGCHHAFMVAGSLLAAIKNAGKTTIAEDTFDEVFSRISKQAFSGYCGLTGVCGIVPAIGGCFSILLGAKCGTDREQKTTMNVTAKIAQAVAELTGPSCCKAYSWKSLEIALKFLKEELNISLTRPEQRIVCNYDTFHPHGCRKEKCPYYKKLI; from the coding sequence TTGATATGTGGTGCACCCCTTGAATATCATTTAAAAGAGAAGAGATTTATATGCTATTATTGTGGGAAAAAATTTTTAGGATATATAATTTGTTCAAAAGGTCATGCTATCTGTGAAGATTGCCACAATAGACCAGCCATTGAAAAAACAAAGGAAATATGTTTGGCCACAACTTCCGACAACCCTTTTCACATATTTGAATCAATACTGGAATCTCCAAATATATCAATGCTAGGCTGCCATCATGCCTTTATGGTAGCAGGATCACTTTTGGCAGCCATTAAGAATGCAGGAAAAACAACCATAGCAGAAGATACTTTTGATGAAGTATTTTCGAGAATTAGTAAACAGGCTTTTAGTGGCTATTGTGGTTTAACTGGAGTATGCGGAATTGTCCCTGCAATTGGTGGATGTTTTTCCATATTATTAGGGGCAAAATGCGGTACTGACAGAGAACAAAAGACAACCATGAATGTGACAGCAAAAATTGCTCAGGCAGTCGCTGAGCTTACTGGCCCAAGCTGTTGTAAAGCTTATTCATGGAAATCGTTGGAAATAGCCTTAAAATTCTTGAAAGAAGAACTAAATATTTCGCTGACTAGACCTGAACAAAGAATAGTTTGTAATTACGATACGTTTCATCCCCATGGATGTAGGAAGGAAAAATGTCCTTATTATAAAAAACTTATTTAA
- a CDS encoding PfkB family carbohydrate kinase, translating into MMFDVCVVGHITKDIVKSADGEFQMPGGTAYYTAIALKNLGMSVAVITKINDQDTFLLRELEEEDIHVFLGESDWTTTFKNLYSDDTNTRVQWVKEVAKPFTVSDVSGCEARIFHLGPLTKYDIPLEVIQFLADRSTVSLDVQGLVRDFVKRGRGWTQVRHVVWEEKKEVLALVNIVKANEEEARILSTKWNLTEIAVELSNFGVEEVVITCGSNPSLIYSKGKSYWISSYSAQDLGTIDPTGCGDTYMAGYLFYREQTTKLDEVGKFAAMTATMKLEKGGPFRGSEEDVLDFANALGQPFLPKMT; encoded by the coding sequence ATGATGTTTGATGTTTGCGTTGTTGGACACATAACGAAGGACATAGTAAAGAGCGCTGACGGTGAATTTCAAATGCCTGGAGGAACTGCCTATTATACAGCTATCGCTTTGAAGAATCTGGGTATGAGTGTCGCCGTGATCACTAAAATAAATGATCAGGATACCTTTCTTTTAAGAGAATTAGAGGAAGAGGACATCCACGTCTTCTTAGGAGAGAGTGACTGGACAACGACATTCAAGAATTTGTACTCAGATGACACCAATACAAGGGTACAATGGGTGAAAGAGGTGGCTAAGCCGTTTACTGTCTCGGATGTATCAGGGTGTGAAGCGAGAATTTTCCACCTTGGCCCATTGACTAAATATGATATTCCCCTTGAGGTAATACAGTTTCTAGCAGACAGATCAACAGTTTCCCTCGATGTGCAAGGACTTGTGAGGGACTTTGTAAAGAGGGGGCGAGGCTGGACACAAGTGAGGCATGTAGTGTGGGAAGAGAAAAAAGAAGTGCTTGCTTTAGTGAACATAGTAAAGGCCAATGAAGAAGAGGCGAGAATCCTATCTACTAAATGGAATCTAACAGAAATTGCCGTTGAATTGTCAAACTTCGGTGTAGAAGAAGTCGTTATAACCTGTGGTAGTAATCCATCATTGATTTACTCCAAAGGTAAGTCATACTGGATTTCGAGTTATTCAGCTCAGGATCTAGGTACCATTGATCCGACAGGATGCGGTGACACTTACATGGCTGGTTATCTCTTTTATAGGGAGCAAACCACCAAACTTGATGAAGTAGGTAAATTTGCGGCGATGACGGCCACCATGAAGCTAGAAAAAGGTGGTCCGTTTAGAGGTAGTGAAGAAGATGTCCTGGATTTTGCCAATGCCCTTGGACAGCCTTTTTTGCCCAAGATGACCTAA